Part of the Hevea brasiliensis isolate MT/VB/25A 57/8 unplaced genomic scaffold, ASM3005281v1 Scaf537, whole genome shotgun sequence genome is shown below.
ctctttctcaaattacccaAATTCTCCTAAAAAGACAAAACAAACCCAAAAAGTGATTAAACCAACCTGAATATGCATATCATCAAACACATGATGGGCAAAACAAAAGAACCTTCAAAGAAGCAGTAATAGCCATGTTGACGCTAAAATAACATCGTTGGAACCGAGACAAAGAAAGCGGCGAATGAGCCGAAGACGTAGGGAAAATGAAGATGGGTTTGGTGTAGCAAATGGAGTGTCTATTAGGTGGTTTTGGAGCCAAAAAGGAGGGGTTTAAGAGAGCAGGAACTGTGGCCATTATGTATTCGTTTATTTTTCTTCTGTTCTCTGTGTCTGTACGCGTTCTTTGATAGGCTGAAGCTAGGTTGCTCTGGTTCTTCGTCCGTGACTCCGTGTGCATGAAATTATCACATGTTTGGTTTGCTATGCTGCAGAGGAAGCTAAGGTGGCGACGACGACAAGCGACTTACACCCGAATCTATGACAGTATCTTATTCTTAACGCCTTTCGTATCCGTATTTCTAAATTACAGAGcggtatataatatattaaaaattaaaatattttataattttttattttttatattaaattataaaaatatatttaattgttaaaggGATATAATTGTCTATATACTCAAGTTAAAAATAAAAGttctatatattttttatttatttaattatatttaatattaattttttattaatttttcaatttatttatttatttactcacTTTTTAACCATTTTTgcatataaaaactgaaaataaaaggttgtgaagaggaaagaaaacttTGAAATGAAAAAATCAATATCTTTTACTTGGACATGGATTTAAGTGAGAGAAAGAAAAgtgaaattataaaattgaaaaaatgaagagagagaaataggatgaaaatggaagaaaattacTTATTTGTTCatgcataaaaataataaaattttctttttaattttacattaataaaataatattttatcatttttattcCTTCCATCTTCCATTTTCCTACAAAGAGGAGGAAAATTAGTGAAAGATAAATTTCATCTCCTTTCATTAGTTTCAGTAGGATAAAGGGGTCATGAATTGTAGTGTTCCCTCCGTCTCATTatagtaaataatttagaaaaaaaattttcatctcactttatttgttattttaaaaattaaaaaaatattatttattttttctaaccttattattatcttttattattttcaatatatttattttctttcaaCACCTTTCTATATTTCAAtgatattattaatatatttttttatagagTTGATACTATCAAATTATTTctctaattattataaaaaatcctaaaaaactattgaaataagataaaaaaaataaagttaaaaagataaaattaaaaaaaaagtagtaTTATTAATTCCTTTTAAATgtgataaataatttataaaaaaaattaaatatgataaataaaaTGCACTGATTAAATGAAGGGATGtagtaaattttaataaaacattATCCTTTGTCTCCAAACGAGCTAAACCGTGAAATCAAGATTTTTCATTCATAATACGAGGTGGTTATCAGTACATAAGTCTAGTATTGACTTTATAATTTACAAGTACAAAGGAAATAAAAAATAAGTGAATTTATTTTCCATTaggttaaaattattattaaattttaatttaattttattattaattagcaAATAATAAAGGGATCAAAATGCATGATTAATTTTTTGTTATGCTTGCGTACTTTTTCCATTCTAGCTTACCTTTTGTCTGTTCATATATCCACGTATGCTGCTAATAAGTATTGCGTGTTTTTCATGTTATGTCTGCTTGAATGTTATGTGCGGGAGCAGTATGTGCATGCACAGTCTAGGGCTTTCGAAGGTGCATATTTTTGGCCAGATATTGTTCTTGCTGTTGAAATTCTCATAATTTCATTTGTTTGGTTATGAGATttcttctctaatttttttttttgtcattcctactttttccttgtttgtttttctttctttaaaaaaaaaaggcaataCCATAAATTCTCTTTCTTCCCTGTTTGGCTCAATCCTACATGGTTTTCTGTTTTCTTGAAACTTCAGTAGTGAGCTTGCTTTTAGGTCTTAAAAATGACATTATTTTGCTTCCTtgttcaatttatttattttactttttttaatttgGGAATGCATTTCTGATCAGACAAATGTTTGTCAATCCCAGCAAATATCAGTCATGTTCTTATTTCAGTATTGTAGTACTCTATATTCTATAATACCCCATCACAAACCAACAAGTTCAGTTCTGCTTATGAATTGATCATTTGTAAATGTTACTTTCACAATAAAAATTGCACATGATTATACGTTTACTGGGTTACTTTTAGTAGTTCATTGGGAATCTCCAAGAAACATGTGGGATGAAGACTGGGTGGGGTCCAGGTATGGCATTTTTTCTACATAATTTTTTCCTTACCTTCTTTTTTAGTTACCTGTTTTTGGTTAATGGAGTTGCTATTGATCAAGTACCACAGAATAATTTTAAAAGGTATCTTAAACAATAAGGAACACATTTCTACGTCTTTTGTGCAATCCAGAACACTTTTATGCAACTGGCGTTAGTCAAGTAATGATCTTTTGCCTGTATGCTTACCCGCAGATCCTGGATTATTAAATATTAACTACCATCATGAAGTTCACTATTTGATCCAATTATACCCATCTAACACTTGTACTGTGCATTTTATCGGCCATTGTCAGTAAAACTTGCTTGTATCTATGTCCCGAACCCAACCTCTTTCACCATGTTCACATTTAGGATTCTAATGCCAGGTCCTTGCCTTTCTAATTGTCATCAGTACCGTGCATTAGTTGACCTTTTTCCCCTTATTTGTCATAGCCTTTAACTCAACTTTGCTAAGCTTAAATCACAGGTAGCTATAAATTTCAAAGTAACACAATTAATGGAGCACAAAATTATCAGTTGGTAGTGCACAGATTTTGTTCAATTTTGACCTGactcaaaggaaaaggaaaagatggCTAATCgggtaaaaaatatttttttgatacATGAGTAAAGGAGCTGGAAGTCCAATGTTGTCAGCTACCTTTTCCATCTCGTTAGCAAACTAATCTCTTCTCCTTAATGCATAGTGACATTCAAATATAATTATTTGGAGGGAACAAGGGTGGGGTTGGAAACCACAGGCCAGGTCATCAGTTGTTCCCTCCCCAACCCCCTTTCTATTTTCTTGGGGTCTTTTTCATTGCCTTTTTTAATTTATTCAACATTAACTATGGGTAGCTGGCTGAAGAGAAGAATAAAATGGCATCAGATATCTAACTTTCTCTTAATTAGGGCTGTCATGCACAAGCATTATAGGGACACACCTGTTTTTAAGTTGCAGCATCTGTTGAAccacatttttttttctatattttcttaactttTTCTCCTTTCCTTTTGCAGTTGTATTGGCAGAAGCTGTTGCTCTGATTGCAGCTGGCACTGTTCATCGAGTTTGCATCACAGCATGGTaatattaaaatcttataaattgtTTTATGTTTCACTGTATATTCTTGTTAATTGATGCTTGGCAGAAAATACTTAATCCCTTAGTCTTGGGTTTGGTGGTCTTGCTACCCATTGCAGTACAAGGGTGGTAGACATCCACCAAACTTGGAGGTTTACTGGACTCAAACCCTTAAATaggggaaaaaaaaatttttaagtttgttaGTTAAACAATGTGTCCTAGCGTGTTCAACATTGAGCATTTATAGGAATAATCTGTTTTGATTCACTAAATAATTTTGCATCAAAAGATCAGTGTTGATGCAATTAATTGAGCCAGTGAGCTTGAAACCTTTTTCTCGGTGTTGAAATATTGAAAGAAGTGTAACTTTTTTGTACTGCTTAGCCCATCAATGTTTCTGAATTGGCTTGGTTATCATATTCTTGTAGGCGTGTGTTTATGTTTGGACATGGGAATACCAAGTAGTTTTTACATTAGGGATTTTGTATTGCTTAGCCCATCAATGTTTCTGAATTGGCTTGGTTATCATATTCTTGTAGGTGTGTGTTTATGTTTGGACATGGGAATACCAAGTAGTTTTTACATTAGGGATTTTGTACTGCTTAGCCCATCAATGTTTCTGAATTGGCTTGGTTATCATATTCTTGTAGGTGTGTGTTTATGTTTGGACATGGGAATACCAAGTAGTTTTTACATTAGGGATTCCAACTTGGAGACTCTAGTCTCAAATCCCTTTCATTTAGACTTTACTGCAGGTATCCATGGCATCATGACATTATCCTATAGAGATATTATCCTATGGAGTATAACTATCATCATACAGGAATAAGAGGCATCATCTAATCAATATGGTAAATGGCAAACTGAAATTTAAAAGTCCTGCAAGTGCAAATATATGAAAATGACCATGTTCAACTTTTTATACTTGGATTTAATTTCGTGCAGACCTTGTTTAAGACGCTTGCAATTACGTTCTCGAGCATGGCAGTTTTTACTGGAACACCTCTGTATGGCACAAGCCTACTTTATGCAGGACCTGCAAGCATGATTTGGGGATGGCTGGTGGTCACATTCTTCACCTGGTTTGTTGGAATAGCCATGGCTGAAATTTGCTCCTCTTTTCCTGTGTGTGCATCTTAtcttttcacatttttttttctGGATGACTCTAGCTATTACTATTGAGCTTTACTACTGCTTAATTAATTCCATCCTTTCTGGTTATATTTATACTAATTAACTACTTGGAGTAATAAACCAAATTAAGAAGTTCTTTGTCTACTTCTCCATGCAAATTTACTTGCCTATATCACTATATGTCATACCAGTTCCTGCACAGATTCTAAAGATGAATAATCATCTCAGGAATATCCTCTTTGAGCACTGTCTAAGTCAAAACATGTGTATTAAAGTAGTGCATCCTTTTCTGTCTGGTCAATAGTAAAAACaaaatttgttttaatttattaattagcaGCGTATGTTGACGGCCGGGTTGATAAttcattcattatttttttaGGGGAAGAATTTGACAGAAAACTCATGACCCTTATCTATAATTAGGTATGGGTGTTCAGACTAAATATGATCTTTGTATGTTTGTCAAAGTTCAccgatatatgtataaatatggcTTTGTTGATAAATTAATGTAAACAGACCACAGGTTCGCTTTACTTTTGGGCTGCTTATTTGGCTGGACCCAGGTGCGGGCCATTTGCATCTTGGTGTTGTGCATGGCTCAAGACCATTGGTGTAATTTCTGGAAATGGTGCTCAGGTATATATACATCTATTTGTCTATCAATCTATCTATCATGATGACGAGATGGACAAAAATGAAACAAAGAATAGATGCGAGTGGAAAATTTATGTTTATTACTGCAGGCATATTCAGGATCACAGGCGCTACAGATTATAATTCTTCTTTCCACTGGAACAAACAAGGGGGGAGGCTATTTTGCTTCAAGGAGTTATTCTTGTGTGTGTATAGGCAGTTCTGAACACTTTCGCTTTGGAAGTCATTGCATTCCTTGACATTATCTCCATATGGTGGCAGGTTTTctctataatttatatttttctacTCAATTTTCTTCCTTTATTGACCTATCTCATGAAACATCCCAAACTTGTGAATTCTGGAGAGATTTGATTTGCAGAGTCTTATCCCTGCTTTACATTGTCTAGCCTCCCCTATTGCTTGCCTTTATTTACATTGAACCCAATTTGCTTATTAGCTATATTATGTTTTCCAAGGAACAAATCACAATAATTTACCTCATATAGCTAGACAGCTCTCCTTTATCTGGAATTTCAAAGCAGTGTCATTGATCTTGCGGGTGATTGGGGGTTTAGTTGTGATAATAATGCTTCCTTTGGTAGCAAGACCCACACAGCCAGCTTCTTATGTGTTCACTCATTTTGAAACATCACCCTAGTCAGCTGGAATTAGCAGTAAACATTATGCAGTAATTATGTCTTTCTCCTCAGCAACTACTGCCTGTACGGCTACGACGCTGCAGCTCATTTAACTGAGGAAACAAAAGGTGCTGACAGGACTGGACCTATTGCCATTCTTTCTAGCATTGGCATCATCTCAGTTTTTGGATGGACTTATAATTTAGCTCTTACTTTTAGTATCAAGTTATATATACATGCTTTTCTTGCAGGACTCTGGAGTGTATAGAgattgaaattttgccctgccttGACAGGGAACATGAATTTTGTTTTGAATTCAATTAGGAATCTCCCCATTGCCATGAAAATTTGATTTCATTTCAGGATCCTAGCTATTTATACAATGGGAACAATGAAACTGGCGGTGCACTGGTACCAGCACAGGTCATTGATGATGCATTTCTTGGGAGGTATCATAATTCTGCCGGAGCTGTAATTTTCCTCAGTATCATCTGGGAATCTTTCTTCGTTTGTGGACTTTCAGTGACCAATAGTGCTGGCAGAGTTGTAAGAGAAATTAATCCATATAATTTGCTTCTTCTTCATTTAATCTCTCTCCAAGACCGGGTCTAAGACGTTTCCTGGATATTTTTTTCATTGATAAAGTTGTCttgcttcaaaaaaaaaaaaagaaaaaaaaaaagagcgatGACTTGCTTTTCCTTAATTTGAAGGTTTATGCTTTACCAAGAGACAATGGAATCCCATTTTCACCTGTGTGGAGAAAAATACACCCCAAATACAAGGTTCCCAGAAATGCGGTGTGGCTCTGTACAGCCATCGGCATTATTCTTGGACTACCATCTTGAAGCTTGATGTAATTTTCACAGCCATCATATCAATAAGTACAATTGGATGGGTTGGAGGGTATGCTGTATCAATACTGGCAAGGCTGTTGATGGATCAGAAGAACTTCAAACCTGGACCCTTATATTTGGGTAGAGCAAGGAGGCCAATTTGCTTGGTAGCCTTCCTGTGGATATGCTATACCTGTTCAGCTTTCCTATTGCCAACAATCTACCCTATCCGATGGAAAACTTTCAACTATGCACCAGTTGCCCCTGGGGTATGTTTGAGCCTGATAATGCTTTGGTGGGTCTTGGATGCAAGGAAATGGTTCAAGGGTCTTGTAAGAAATATTGATGGGCAGCATGGAGATACTTGACGTTTTTGTTCACTGCTAAAAGAATTAACGAATTGGTGGCTAGGCTACTAAATGTTCAGCTACAATTGGGATTAGGATTAATCCCAAATGTCAGTTTCAGCATCAACTGCAACAACTAGACTGGATACACCCAATACGTGTAGCCTTTTTGTGCATTTCTATTTTCAGTTTGAGAGAATTTGGTCTCTTTAGTATATCGCCCTAAATCTCTCCCTTCTTCTCTCTCCTTCCTGTCTCTCACAGCCTAAATCTCTccatgttctctctctctctccctttcatCTTGCTGAAAATTCAACCAAAATAACAAGAGCAATAGCTTTAACCCCTTACTTGGACGGTGGTTTATAATGATTTCGTAACCATCATTTTACCATTGGTTTTTAAATCACCAAAGTGGTGGTTTGAGatggtattaaatttttttatttctattttatataataactatttatatatttaaaataataataaaaatattttaataatttttatatttattttattatatttaatcaaataataaaaagttATTGAAACATCTTATATCATCTTATACAATATCATTTTTTCAAACAGTTAACAATAAAATCATACTATACAATATAATATGATATATTAATAAGATTTAATTTGTTTCTGTATTCATCGAaaatatctaatttaatttatttttaattttttatttaatttagctcaaaatttttaatttatatccaATTTAACCCATAATTAATGAATGTGTAACTCGTACACCAAGGTgagttttttttaatatattttttaaatatttttaatgttaattatttaattaattatttttaatgttaaatcaataattatgactagttaatttttttatattttaatttttattattaattaataatatggaaatataaaagtaatattttatatttttaattttatttaattataattctctaattttaattaaaaatatgaaaaataatatttctttgatttaaataatgaaaattaattataatcatgaattttatttttaattaattatatgaaaatataaaataatattttttatattttcattttaattaataatattaaataaaaaataacatttttaaattttaatttaattatttataaaatataaaaataacattttaaaattaaaaaatttaaaaaaacgtGTGTAATAAAAATGAGGGAGATtgagttaaattaaatataaattaaaactttaaaattaaattagaccaaaatttaaaaataaactaaattgaaataaaaacaaGTCAAGCTTTATACGGAATAAAAAATCACAAGTCATGACCAATAAATCATAAACCAAATCcacaattacaaattaaaaaaaaaaaagatactaCTTCAGATAAATTGACATACTTGCTTTGTATAAGACATTTAATATAATTTCATCGCAATCTCTCAGAAAGTATCTCGATGGAGTTAACAATTACTCATCCTcggtaaaattaattatatattcacttcACAAATAAAGAAAGTAATTCGCAATAAGTGAAATGCATGAAAATGAATATTGGAAGGTTTAGTTATCCAAATAAAAAATGTTACCAAGAAAAGGACTTTTACAAAATTGCCTTTTTTTTTCTGCTTCTTCTCTTTCTCCTTCATCATCTCTGCTGCCAAATGTGTGGGTTTCTCAAAGCTTATTCCTCGCAGCGATCTCAATGATTCATCAAAGGCATTCACACTTGATAATACTGTGATTGTTGAAGTCCAAATTCCTTTGATGACATTGGGATTTAATTAGATCGAAGACCCGAAGACCAGATACATGGATGGGGAAGGAGTAAGAGAGGGGAGAAGCGTTGGAGATAGCAGAGAGAGGTAAAAAATTTCATTTAGGGTAAATTGGTCTTCTTGTAGTAAATTAAcagtaaaaatattaaaattttgacagaAAGACTTTTTACTAAACTATTTTTTACCACGTTGATTTACTTCGTTATACaa
Proteins encoded:
- the LOC131177524 gene encoding protein translocase subunit SECA2, chloroplastic-like isoform X2, with the protein product MHTESRTKNQSNLASAYQRTRTDTENRRKINEYIMATVPALLNPSFLAPKPPNRHSICYTKPIFIFPTSSAHSPLSLSRFQRCYFSVNMAITASLKENLGNLRKRATDFTSLNYWVVRDYYRLVESVNAIEPQIQKLSDEQLSAKTVEFRRRLRQGETLADIQAEAFTVVREAARRKLGMRHFDVQCSMMDQLLR